Sequence from the Leptospira noumeaensis genome:
GACGAACAAACGTTCAAGTAACATTTTCCTTGGACTGTTTACTAATTTCGTTTTTAAGTTCGATGATACTCATATATAAGTTTGCAAAAGTGGTGAGTTGGTTCATTGCATCTTGCAAACCCGCTTTAAACAAAAGTCCGTTGTCCATATGTTCCCGAAAGATGGTGAGCGGATTTTCCGCCTCCATACTTTCTACGGTTTTTTGGTAAGATTCCATAAGTTCCCTTTTATCTAAAAGAGACTCTGGAATTTTCCAACCATTGGACAACCGACTCATAAAAACTATCTACCTTCGACTTCCAGAAGTTTGGTGGTTTTTACAATGAGACGTGTGACAACATAAAAAATAAATCCAAATCCAAAAAACCATGTATGGAATGGTTTCCAAATTCCAGTGATGTCTACCGCACGAAGTGCCGGTTCTTGGAAATAAACTTGGATCAAATCAAAAACTGTAAATACTACAATGATTCCAAACAAACTTGGGTATTCTCGTTTCCAAATGTTGCGGAAAGAAAAATCTAAATTTGGTTTTTTATAACCAGACAAACGAGGGATAAAAGCCGGAGTTTTGTCCGCCCATTCCAAATATCCTTTTGCAAATTTACCACGAAGGAAGTATTCTTCCGCAAAGATGATTCGTTCGTAATACAAATAAAAAAACATAATGTATACAAGTGCAAAAGCAAAATCCCGAAGGATAAACACAGGACCTAGATACATCAGAAAATTCCCTACATATAAAGGATGTCTGACTAACGAATAAATTCCGGATTGGTTCACCACATCAGCAACTTGTTGTTTTGTGTTCCTACCAGAGGTATTTTTAGGAGTGTATCCGATCGTAAAACATCTAACAAAAAGCCCTGCAAAACTGACTAAAAATGCACCAGATAACCAATACAAATTGGACTCGTACTGTCCTTGGAAATAAGGGACATACGGTAGATACAGTAAGGAAAGAAACAAAATGACTCCTGGGATGTAGGAGCGCCATCGGAAGAGAAAATTGCCTTGTTGGTTGAGTTCTTCTATAAGTGCCATGTGAATTCGTACTTGCTTCCTTTGATTAAGCTGCTAGCATTCGTCTTATGTCAATCAAATCCTTTATCCCTGCAAAGTTCAATCTTCCTGCTTTATGGTTTACGGATCTGACTCTTCCCGTTCTCAACAAAATACTCCATAACCTTGAATCCATCGAAATTTCGGAAACAGACCAAAAGACATTAAAAACCTTTCAGAAAGAACGACTTCTATATATTTCCAATCATCCTACAACCAAAGAACCTGGGATTGCCTATCATGCGGCAAACCTTATGGGTTCCAGGTTTCACTATATGGCCGCTAGAGAGGTATTTGAATGGGGATTTGGTTTTGTTGGTGACTTCATCCAATCACTAGGAGCCTATTCCGTGTTAGCTGGCGCACCAGACCGCGAATCCCTTAAAGCCTCAAGAGAAATCCTTGCATCCAAAGGCGGAAAACTTGCCCTATTCCCAGAAGGAGAGCCCACAAGTGGGATGAACGATACCCTACTTCCCTTCCAACCAGGTGTCGCCCAACTTGGATTTTGGGGACTGGAAGATGCATTAAAAAAAGATCCGGAAGCAAAGATTTGGGTTTTACCCACCTTTGTTAAGTACAGAATGACCGCTTCCATCGACTCCATGCAAAAGGACATCGATCAAACAATTTCCAAAATGGAACAGAAGTTAGGAATTTCCAAAACAGGAAAAGACATCCTACACCGATTTTTATCCGTAGGAAAACGTATGATCGAAAGAGAAGAAAAAGAATACGGAGTCCCTGTCGAAGAAAGTAGAGCCGACGATTTTGACTACCGATTGGGAAGGATGCGCCATGCCATGCTCGATAACATTGCAAGAAAGGCAAACATTCCCAAATGGGATGGTGACGCCAATGCCATCGAAAAACTAAGAAGGATTTTAAGTGTTCTAGAAATGGTTTCTGTAGGAATGCCCGATCCCAACGGAGAACTTCCAAGTTTGGAAATGGCAACTTGGGCAAAAAATGCTGCCACCAAAGCTTATGACTTTATTACCATCCAAACCGCCTACATCAAAGAATTACCAAGTGCCGAAAGACTTTATGAGTTTTTATACCGTTACGAAAACGAAATATTTGGAGAATTTAAACCTAGACCCCATAGAGCAGTAGTTAGGTTTGGAACACCATTTACGATCAATGAATATTTAAATTCTTATAAAGAAGACAAAAAGAAAACGCTAGATACCATTACAGAACGTCTAAGAAAAGAGTTAGAAACTATGCTTGTGGAAGAAAAATCAAAATCCAACCCACTCTTTCCAAGCCAATATATTTTTTGATGGAAACCCTCAGTCCAGAACAAATCAAAAACCTAGTCGAAAACGGAGCACCCATCGAATGGAATGCTTACGGCGCATCCAAGGTGTTAGATGAAAATTTGGTAAAAGTTTTGGACGCTCTCACTGAAAAATACGGAATCCCTGATTTATCTGCCATTCTGTTCACCATTGTGAAAGACTTAATTCTAAACGGGTTTAAAGCCAATTTCAAAAGACTTTTTTTCCAAGAAAATCAACTAGACATCAACTCACCCGCCGATTACGAGTTAGGTGTTAGAATGTATAAAAGCCTTATCCTTTCTGGAAGGGGAAATACATTTGAACCACTCGCACGCGAAAGAAATTTATACGTTCATCTCAAAATCGAACACAGTGATTCTCAAATCAAATTTGATGTGAGAAACAACAACACTCTAGTCAGAGGAGAGATGCAAAAAATTCGTAACTCTCTTTTACATGCACAAAACTATAACGATATTATGGAATATTATATCGAACGTGGGGATAACTCAGAAGGTGAAGGGATTGGGATTGCCCTTTGTGTCATCCTCCTCAAAGGCGAGGGCCTACCAACTGACCAATTTCGAATCTACCATGAGGACGGAGAAACCATCGCCCAACTGGGCATCCCACTAAAGAAAGGCTAGCCCAAAGAAACAGATCTCACAGTTTGGATTTATGGGTTCTGTTACTGTCCTCTCGAATGATTCCATTCCTAAAGTTCTTTCCGATATCGTTGCCAATGAAACCAACCATGCCCTTTGGCTGAACACTCTGTCTTTATTAGAACATCTTGGTTCGAGAAAAATCCTCCTCACCCAATCCAGTGAAGAGACCTCCGAAATGATTTTAAGACATGCTACCGAAGAAGCAAGGCATGCCCTCTTTTTCAAAAAAGCAGCCCGCACCATAAAACCCAGCTTCCAATCGGGGTACCAAAATTCCGCTCTGGTTCGGGGGACAGCGGCAAGAATTTATTTCGCAAAACTAGACACCTTGGTGCGCCGAAGTTTACGCAAAGTGTTTACAGATGAAAAACAATTTACCTACCTTGCCTATTTGTACACCACCACGGTCATTGAAAAACGGGCCATGGTCGTCTATGCGGCGTACGACGAGATTTTGGACAAAACGGGTTCTCCCATCCGCCTAACCAACCTGATTCTGGAAGAGGAAGGCCACCTTTCCGAAATGAGTTCCGAAATGTTCCGTCTCGATCCTAGGGCCGAGGAAAGATTGGCGAATTTAGAGGCAGAAGAAGCCAAGATTTTTAGCCGATTTTGGCACCAAATCCGTGAATTCTCAGTGAATTAAAAAAGGCTTGCGGAAAAAATCTCCGCCTGGTTTTCTTCAACCATCTTCATGCGACATAATACTATTATTGGATCTTTGAGAAAATGGGATTAGAAGTCTTTTTATTGCCTTTTTTGGCCAGTGTTGCGGTGACCATTGGGCTCCGTCGTTTGGATAAATCCAACACCAAACTCTCCCAACTCAAACGTTATGCGTCCAAATTGACCGATGAAATTGATGGTGTCGCCCTTCAAAAAATCCAATTGGTGAAAGATGCCGGCATTGACCTAGACATCCTTGTCAAACAATCCCGCAAAGTGGCCGAAGACATTCAAATTTTAAGTTCCGAGTCTCGTGACCTATTCGAAAAAATCCGCGCAAGTAAAGATTACCTCTCTTCTTTGTCAGGCGAGATGGAACAAATCCAAGACTTAAGTTCCCAAGTCCGTCGCGAAAAACAAAATATGGAAGAAGGACTCTCTCAGATCAATTCCCACAAACGAGAGTTACGCGAAGTATCAGAAGACATGGAAGCCCTTCATAACGAATCCATCTCTATGTTGGATACATTCCAAAATAAACTCAATTTCCGTAGTGATGAAATTTTACAATCTGTTGCACAAAAGATGGTGGAGTTAGAAAGCCTACTCGAAACCAAATCCGATTTTTTAGACAACTCGCTTTCAAAAATTGCAGAAACAGCACGTGAAAAACTTTTATCTCATGCCGATGTGATGGTAGGAGAAACTGCCGGACGACTTGACCATGCTCGTAAAGAAATGGATTTACTACTAGAGTCCATGAAATATGCACAAGGTGACTTAGATGTTCGTCTCACAAAATTCGAAGATACCTCTTCCCTACTCTCTGACAAAGTTGATAAGTTTGATGAAAGGTTAGAAGAAAAATACCAACGTGCTTCTGGTAAGTTGGATGAAAAAGTAAACTTACTCGAGAAAAAAATCCAAGAACGTTTTGATTCTATTTTTGACCAAGTCACTCATACAAAAGATTCTTTTATGAAGGGTCTAAGTCAAGAGACAGATGCCATCAAACGAGAAATCGAAGACTTGTCCCTCGAAACACTTTCCAAACGAGATGACATCATCAATGAAACCAGAAGGCAAGCTGATGGTATCAACCAAACCATCATTCAGTTCCAAGAAAAATATCTGGAAGCAGAAAACAAACTCCTTCGCCAAGCAGACATTCGTAAACAAGAACTCATTCGTGAAATTGAAGCCTTCTCCGAAGAATTCCACCGCATCTCGGAAGATCTAAAAGAAGAAGCAAGTTCTCTCAAAAAAAGTGCCCTCCAAGAACTCAAAGACTTTGATCGTGAATTGGATTCTGTTCGCACCAACCAAGAAACTGTTATTAAAACTTCTCTGTTTGAATTGAGAAAAGAACTCGAAGAAAGAATGAATTCTGATTTCAAACTCCAAAAGAGTGAAATGGAGTCAGATCTAGAAGTCGTACAATCACAAGTCAAAGACTTAAGTGAATCCATCTCGGCACAAACCAAAGATGTGGATGAGTATGTAGAAGAGTTAAAATCAGCTCTCCGCGAATCGGCACATGAAATTTTAGAAACAGCAGAAGAAAAAGCCAAAGAATCCGAAGAAATTGTGACTGAAAAAATCCGCATTGCCAATGCCAACTTAGAACAGTTCGTAAGTAAGTGGGAAGAGGAACTCGGTAAAATTCGGGAAGACCAAAACTTTAGCATCGAAAGACTACAAGACCGATTGAAAGAAATTCACGTAGAAGGTGCTGACCTTCTTGGTGAATTCCAAAACCAATTCCAAAAAGCAAAATCCAATTTGGAAATGGTTGCCGAATCAAAAACCAAAGAAAGTATCTCTCGTTTGGATGAAGAAGGAAAACTTGCTCGAAGCGAAGTCGAACGAATCCTCAAACATTTGGAAGAATCAGGAGAGTCCTTTTTCAATTTACAAGAAGAGAAAATGGACAGACTCAATGAAACCATTGATTCTAAAATCTCTCACCAATTGACAAAACTCCTGGATAAAGGAAATGTCCAACTCGGACAACTCGAAGATAAAATTTCGAACCACCTAAACACTGTAAAACGTAATTTAGATGAAAGTATCAAACGTTCCAAAGACGAATCTAAAAAACAAATTGAAACTTACCAAAGAGATTACGAAAAATCTTTCAAAGAAATCGCAAAAGAAAGCCAAGATTTCCTTAAAGATAGTTTGGATCGTTTCCAAGATCTAAAACACGAAATCAAAAATGGTTTGGATGATTTAAACGATACCAAAGAAGAAACTCTTTCTAGTTTCCAATCTGAAATGGAAACATTAAAAGAAGATATCTTAACTCTATCCAGTGAGTTAGAGACAGTAAAAGAACATTCTGATTTATTTGCTTCCGCCAAACAGATCGCAGAGGAATCCAATCGTGCCGTGGAAGAAATTTCGGAAGCCCTCCGTGCTTTAGAAAAAGGCCGACCAGACATTGACCTTTACCAATCGGCAATTTCCGAGTTTTCAGAACTTCGAAAAGAAATCGCAAACGAATTAGAAACCTTAAAAGAAGCTCAGTTCCAAACAGAAGACATCGACAAACAAGTGCAAATCCTTGCTTCAAACCTTGTCCATGTTTCGGAAACTATGGAAGGATTTGAACAAAGTTTGAGCGAAGTGAGTTCCATTGAAACGCGGGTAACCAAACTCACAACAGAACAATCAAAAATTGAATCCTTCCTTTCTTCCTTACAAGAATCACAAGATTCTGTTTTCCACTTAGTGGAAAACTTAGAAGGCCAAAAACACAATGCACGGGAACTCCAAGCCCGCCTCGACATCCTGGACCGAGAAATCGAAGTGGTGGAAGCACGCGAAAAGGAACTGACAGAAACCATCCGCCAGGCCGAAAACCGCACTTCTTTCCTTGTAGAAAGGGAAGCACAGATTGATTCCGTAGAACGTAAATTTGACAAAATCGAAGAGCTGCTAGGCGACCTATCTGACCGCCACCGCCAAATCCTCACCCTCCAAAAGCGATTGGAAGACCTGAAAGAATCTTCACGCGAAACCAAGGACGATTTGGAATCTCTCCTCGGGGAAGCAGACGAAACCTTCGAAAAACTCTCCGAATTCCTGGACATTGTCCAAGGTGCCATGCAAAGTCCGGTTCCGACCGGGAAATCCGACCGAAAAGTTTCGGGAAATCCCCTTGTCGAGAGAAAAAGAGCCACCATCCAGAGCCTCCACGACAATTACCAGTGGTCTTCTGAGGCAATTAGTGAAAAATTAAATATTGAAAAATCCCTCGTAGATAGCATCCTCGGAGTTAGAAAGAAATAACCGAGGTATCCATGTCCGAAGAACAAACAGAATCAACGTCGAAAGAATCCCTAATTGTCACTTCTAAAGTGAAGGCTTACATCAAAAGTAAGGGATTTATGACTTCTGGAGACGCGATTGAGGGAATCAACGAAGAAATCTACCGTCTCATCGACAAAGCTCTGGAAAGAACCTCTGCGAATAAAAGAACAACGGTTCGATCCACAGATTTCTAATCCGTGATTTACATTAAAAACAAATCTGAAATTGAAACGATGAGGAAGGCGGGAAAATTTGCCGCCGAACTCCTCGTGTATCTAGAACCCTTTGTCAAAGCAGGGGTCACTACCCTGGAACTGAACGACCTAGCCGAAGCCTATACCAAAAAAAATGGCCATAGATCGGCTCCACTCGGATACAAAGGGTTTCCTAAGTCCATCTGCTCTTCCATCAACCATGTCGTTTGCCATGGAATTCCTAAAAAAGAAGACGTCCTCGCCAACGGAGACATCGTCAATTTAGATGTATCACCGATTGTGGACGGATACATTGGAGACACCTCCAAAACCTTTATCGTAGGTGGAAAATCCACTCCCGAAGCCGAAAAACTCGTGGCCGATACGGAAAAAGCCATGTGGATCGGAATCGAACAAGTGAAACCAGGCAATCGAATTGATGATATTGGAAATGCCATCGACGACTTTCTCACCCCACTCGGGTATGGAATTGTTCGTGATTTGATGGGCCATGGTGTCGGACGTAATTTCCACGAGGAACCACAAGTCCCGCATTTCCGTTCACCACGAAAACTGGCAAAAATTGAAGCAGGGATGATTTTCACCGTCGAACCCATGGTCAATTTAGGAACTTGGGAAGTGAATTTTGATAAATCCGATAAGTGGACAGTCCGCACAAAAGACGGAAAACTTTCTGCCCAATTTGAGCATACCGTACTTGTCACAGACAAAGGGTACGAAATTCTAACAAAAGTCTGAAGAAATCCTTCTTGCTTTCACATACAATGTATCGTCTAATTTTCAAAGAGGTTCCTTATGAAAACAGCAATCACTCTATTTAGTTTATTCGTCATCACATCTGCATCGTTTGCCATTTGCCCAGGAAAGGAAAAACGTTCCTGCCCAGGACATGACAAATTGGTTGAGTGCCCTCACGACGGAAAATAGTTCTTATGAATAAGGCCATTCTCTTCGTCGACGACGAACAAATCATTCTGATGAGTCTGAAGTCTCAGCTCAAAAAACATTTTGGGAATGAATACCGTTATGAGACGGCCCAAAATACAGAAGAGGCATGGTCTATCATCGAAGAATTGGCAGAAGAAGGAATCAATATCCTCATCATCATTTCGGATTGGCTTATGCCGAACCAACGTGGTGATGAGTTCCTTCGCGATGTCCATAAAACTTATCCTGCAATTAAGAAAATAATTATTTCCGGACATATTGATGAGCTATCACTCAATCAATTGAAAGGAGAAGTAGACTTACATAGTTTTTTAAACAAACCTTGGTCTGAATCGGATTTAATCAAAAAAGTAGAAGACGCCATAACGAAGATTGCCTAGGTTTTCTTAGGAAACCTCCGCATGTCAAAATCTATCATTGAAAATACTATCGAAGACTTAGAAAATTTACGTTCTAAATCCCCTCTCGTTCACAATATCACAAACTATGTAGTCATGAATAATACTGCCAATGCACTCCTTGCCATTGGTGCCTCTCCGATTATGGCTCATGCCATTGAAGAAGTCGAAGAAATGGTTACCATCTGTTCGGCAACTGTCATCAATATTGGAACTCTATCAGAACCTTGGATCCAAAGTATGGAAAAGGCTGCTGCAAAAGCAGTATCCATTCACAAACCACTAGTTCTTGATCCAGTAGGGGCAGGAGCGAGTAACTTGCGTAATATGGCAATCCGTCGTATCCTTGGTGCAGGTAGTCCAAGCATTGTTCGTGGCAATGCTTCTGAAATTTTATCAACTCTCAACTCTTCTGGTAAAACAAAGGGTGTGGATTCCACTGATTCTTCTGATTCTGCTGTGGATTCGGGTAAATCTCTTTCCAAAGTTACAGGTGGTGTTGTGGTGATTTCTGGTGCCACTGACTATATTTTAAGTGGAACAGAAAAAGCCCAAGTGAGAAACGGTGACCCGCTTATGAC
This genomic interval carries:
- the thiM gene encoding hydroxyethylthiazole kinase; the protein is MSKSIIENTIEDLENLRSKSPLVHNITNYVVMNNTANALLAIGASPIMAHAIEEVEEMVTICSATVINIGTLSEPWIQSMEKAAAKAVSIHKPLVLDPVGAGASNLRNMAIRRILGAGSPSIVRGNASEILSTLNSSGKTKGVDSTDSSDSAVDSGKSLSKVTGGVVVISGATDYILSGTEKAQVRNGDPLMTKVTGLGCTASAICGAFAAIQPNQFRAATSAMAIMGIAGEMAKTKTNSPGSFQVAFLDSLYEIGADTIKQKLNGE
- a CDS encoding response regulator → MNKAILFVDDEQIILMSLKSQLKKHFGNEYRYETAQNTEEAWSIIEELAEEGINILIIISDWLMPNQRGDEFLRDVHKTYPAIKKIIISGHIDELSLNQLKGEVDLHSFLNKPWSESDLIKKVEDAITKIA
- the lmtA gene encoding lipid A Kdo2 1-phosphate O-methyltransferase, producing MALIEELNQQGNFLFRWRSYIPGVILFLSLLYLPYVPYFQGQYESNLYWLSGAFLVSFAGLFVRCFTIGYTPKNTSGRNTKQQVADVVNQSGIYSLVRHPLYVGNFLMYLGPVFILRDFAFALVYIMFFYLYYERIIFAEEYFLRGKFAKGYLEWADKTPAFIPRLSGYKKPNLDFSFRNIWKREYPSLFGIIVVFTVFDLIQVYFQEPALRAVDITGIWKPFHTWFFGFGFIFYVVTRLIVKTTKLLEVEGR
- the map gene encoding type I methionyl aminopeptidase yields the protein MIYIKNKSEIETMRKAGKFAAELLVYLEPFVKAGVTTLELNDLAEAYTKKNGHRSAPLGYKGFPKSICSSINHVVCHGIPKKEDVLANGDIVNLDVSPIVDGYIGDTSKTFIVGGKSTPEAEKLVADTEKAMWIGIEQVKPGNRIDDIGNAIDDFLTPLGYGIVRDLMGHGVGRNFHEEPQVPHFRSPRKLAKIEAGMIFTVEPMVNLGTWEVNFDKSDKWTVRTKDGKLSAQFEHTVLVTDKGYEILTKV
- a CDS encoding lysophospholipid acyltransferase family protein, yielding MSIKSFIPAKFNLPALWFTDLTLPVLNKILHNLESIEISETDQKTLKTFQKERLLYISNHPTTKEPGIAYHAANLMGSRFHYMAAREVFEWGFGFVGDFIQSLGAYSVLAGAPDRESLKASREILASKGGKLALFPEGEPTSGMNDTLLPFQPGVAQLGFWGLEDALKKDPEAKIWVLPTFVKYRMTASIDSMQKDIDQTISKMEQKLGISKTGKDILHRFLSVGKRMIEREEKEYGVPVEESRADDFDYRLGRMRHAMLDNIARKANIPKWDGDANAIEKLRRILSVLEMVSVGMPDPNGELPSLEMATWAKNAATKAYDFITIQTAYIKELPSAERLYEFLYRYENEIFGEFKPRPHRAVVRFGTPFTINEYLNSYKEDKKKTLDTITERLRKELETMLVEEKSKSNPLFPSQYIF
- a CDS encoding rubrerythrin, giving the protein MGSVTVLSNDSIPKVLSDIVANETNHALWLNTLSLLEHLGSRKILLTQSSEETSEMILRHATEEARHALFFKKAARTIKPSFQSGYQNSALVRGTAARIYFAKLDTLVRRSLRKVFTDEKQFTYLAYLYTTTVIEKRAMVVYAAYDEILDKTGSPIRLTNLILEEEGHLSEMSSEMFRLDPRAEERLANLEAEEAKIFSRFWHQIREFSVN
- a CDS encoding SpiroCoCo family coiled-coil protein, whose amino-acid sequence is MGLEVFLLPFLASVAVTIGLRRLDKSNTKLSQLKRYASKLTDEIDGVALQKIQLVKDAGIDLDILVKQSRKVAEDIQILSSESRDLFEKIRASKDYLSSLSGEMEQIQDLSSQVRREKQNMEEGLSQINSHKRELREVSEDMEALHNESISMLDTFQNKLNFRSDEILQSVAQKMVELESLLETKSDFLDNSLSKIAETAREKLLSHADVMVGETAGRLDHARKEMDLLLESMKYAQGDLDVRLTKFEDTSSLLSDKVDKFDERLEEKYQRASGKLDEKVNLLEKKIQERFDSIFDQVTHTKDSFMKGLSQETDAIKREIEDLSLETLSKRDDIINETRRQADGINQTIIQFQEKYLEAENKLLRQADIRKQELIREIEAFSEEFHRISEDLKEEASSLKKSALQELKDFDRELDSVRTNQETVIKTSLFELRKELEERMNSDFKLQKSEMESDLEVVQSQVKDLSESISAQTKDVDEYVEELKSALRESAHEILETAEEKAKESEEIVTEKIRIANANLEQFVSKWEEELGKIREDQNFSIERLQDRLKEIHVEGADLLGEFQNQFQKAKSNLEMVAESKTKESISRLDEEGKLARSEVERILKHLEESGESFFNLQEEKMDRLNETIDSKISHQLTKLLDKGNVQLGQLEDKISNHLNTVKRNLDESIKRSKDESKKQIETYQRDYEKSFKEIAKESQDFLKDSLDRFQDLKHEIKNGLDDLNDTKEETLSSFQSEMETLKEDILTLSSELETVKEHSDLFASAKQIAEESNRAVEEISEALRALEKGRPDIDLYQSAISEFSELRKEIANELETLKEAQFQTEDIDKQVQILASNLVHVSETMEGFEQSLSEVSSIETRVTKLTTEQSKIESFLSSLQESQDSVFHLVENLEGQKHNARELQARLDILDREIEVVEAREKELTETIRQAENRTSFLVEREAQIDSVERKFDKIEELLGDLSDRHRQILTLQKRLEDLKESSRETKDDLESLLGEADETFEKLSEFLDIVQGAMQSPVPTGKSDRKVSGNPLVERKRATIQSLHDNYQWSSEAISEKLNIEKSLVDSILGVRKK